In a single window of the Frondihabitans peucedani genome:
- a CDS encoding methionyl-tRNA formyltransferase gives MRLVFAGSPEAAVPSLRALAASEHDVVAVLTRDDTPQGRKRVLTPTPVATAADDLGIPVIKTRRITDDATRAVADTGADLGVIVAYGALLREPLLSTPRLGWINLHFSLLPRWRGAAPVQRALIAGDAVTGAAVFQLVPDLDAGDVFASVSKPLKGDETAGHLLDELAITGALLLSRVVDDLAAGRATAVAQEGEVVLAPKLTVDDGLLDLSGPARAALDRFRGVTPEPGAFTLVGGTRLKVLELRLPDDAPDPLPAGSIVLEGRRVLVGTSTTPLELVTVQPSGKKAMPAADWLRGAPDRESLVVDPPASQPDDGARA, from the coding sequence GTGCGCCTCGTCTTCGCCGGCAGCCCAGAAGCCGCCGTCCCGTCCCTCCGTGCCCTCGCCGCGAGCGAGCACGACGTGGTGGCCGTCCTCACCCGCGACGACACCCCGCAGGGCCGCAAGCGGGTCCTGACGCCGACCCCGGTGGCGACGGCCGCCGACGACCTCGGCATCCCCGTGATCAAGACGCGCAGGATCACCGACGACGCCACCCGGGCGGTGGCAGACACCGGCGCCGACCTCGGCGTCATCGTCGCCTACGGCGCCCTGCTCCGCGAGCCGCTCCTGTCGACACCGCGCCTCGGCTGGATCAACCTCCACTTCTCGCTGCTGCCACGCTGGCGCGGTGCGGCCCCGGTCCAGCGCGCCCTCATCGCGGGCGACGCGGTGACCGGCGCCGCCGTCTTCCAGCTCGTGCCCGACCTCGACGCCGGCGACGTGTTCGCCTCCGTCTCGAAGCCGCTGAAGGGCGACGAGACCGCGGGGCACCTGCTCGACGAGCTCGCGATCACCGGGGCGCTGCTGCTGTCTCGCGTGGTCGACGACCTGGCCGCGGGCCGGGCGACGGCTGTCGCGCAGGAGGGCGAGGTGGTCCTGGCCCCGAAGCTCACGGTCGACGACGGCCTCCTCGACCTCTCCGGTCCGGCGCGCGCCGCCCTCGACCGGTTCCGCGGCGTGACTCCCGAGCCCGGCGCGTTCACGCTCGTCGGCGGCACGCGGCTGAAGGTCCTCGAGCTGCGCCTGCCCGACGACGCCCCCGACCCGCTCCCAGCCGGGTCCATCGTGCTCGAGGGCCGACGGGTCCTGGTCGGCACGTCCACGACCCCGCTCGAGCTCGTCACCGTGCAGCCGTCGGGCAAGAAGGCCATGCCGGCCGCCGACTGGCTGCGCGGTGCGCCCGACCGCGAGAGCCTGGTCGTCGATCCGCCGGCGTCCCAGCCCGACGACGGGGCCCGCGCGTGA
- a CDS encoding primosomal protein N' has translation MALAVARVLVDTPLPQLDRLFDYAVPERLRADIGPGMRVKVPLRSAGRMTDGFVVEVVPSSEHEGSLSEVEELLSTVPVLAPEVWRLARALADRAGGSASDVLRLAVPTRQVRVEKAWLAAREAARDAARDEAQANGEGQDPALDATPPEPRPVSGYRSVDLVAAVRSRARLALDAVPRVVELPAPDGDVPRPGNDDERPRWVGQWAVTLAELAAVALADGENAILAVPDYRDQEQLVLALEAVVDPRRIVRLDSKQSNPDRYRALLRARGDEALVLVGNRSVLLAPSARLGLIAVWDDGDPLFSEPLSPYVHARDTALLRYEQQRPALVFAGHARSADVQRLVEIGWLTEVSPDPRYQPRVIPTTQQGSREGFAANARIPSSAWTEAKAAVEHGPVLVQVAHPGYAPRLACTECGDTARCLRCSGPLQKKDAHATPACAWCGALAVGWHCVTCENTMMRAVGTGAGRTADELGRAFPGVKVVVSDGSRPILRVDGESAIVVATRGAEPVAPGGYRAILLLDGERMLARESLRVAEDCLRWWADATALAAHRAPVFLVGVGGSLASALATWNLARFASAELADRRHLRFPPAIRVATVTGKTETVETALDDLPAEIRAETLGPVDTDDGTVRAIVRFDYAAGHDVAAILRGRVIRAATDRRRIPGDPRGSNQRRAVPTLRVRFDDVEPFAD, from the coding sequence GTGGCCCTCGCCGTCGCGAGGGTGTTGGTCGACACGCCCCTGCCCCAGCTCGACCGGCTGTTCGACTACGCCGTCCCGGAGCGCCTCCGCGCCGACATCGGCCCGGGCATGCGCGTCAAGGTGCCGCTCCGGTCCGCCGGGCGCATGACCGACGGCTTCGTCGTCGAGGTGGTCCCGTCGAGCGAGCACGAGGGCTCGCTCAGCGAGGTCGAGGAGCTCCTCTCGACCGTGCCCGTCCTCGCCCCCGAGGTCTGGCGGCTGGCCCGGGCGCTGGCCGACCGGGCCGGCGGCTCCGCGAGCGACGTGCTCCGGCTGGCCGTGCCGACCAGGCAGGTGCGTGTCGAGAAGGCGTGGCTGGCAGCGCGGGAGGCAGCGCGAGACGCGGCGCGCGACGAGGCGCAGGCGAACGGCGAGGGGCAGGATCCTGCGCTCGACGCCACCCCACCCGAGCCCCGCCCGGTCTCGGGCTACCGCTCCGTCGACCTCGTCGCCGCCGTGCGCTCCCGGGCCCGCCTCGCCCTCGACGCCGTGCCGCGCGTCGTCGAGCTGCCGGCGCCCGACGGCGACGTCCCGAGGCCCGGCAACGACGACGAGCGTCCGCGGTGGGTGGGGCAGTGGGCCGTGACCCTGGCGGAGCTCGCAGCGGTCGCCCTCGCCGACGGTGAGAACGCGATCCTGGCTGTCCCCGACTACCGCGACCAGGAGCAGCTCGTGCTGGCCCTCGAGGCCGTCGTCGACCCCCGTCGGATCGTCCGCCTCGACTCGAAGCAGTCGAACCCCGACCGGTACCGCGCACTCCTCCGGGCCCGGGGCGACGAGGCGCTCGTGCTCGTCGGCAACCGCTCGGTGCTGCTGGCGCCCTCGGCCCGCCTCGGCCTGATCGCCGTGTGGGACGACGGCGACCCCCTCTTCTCCGAGCCGCTCAGCCCCTACGTGCACGCCCGCGACACCGCGCTGCTGCGCTACGAGCAGCAGAGGCCCGCCCTCGTGTTCGCCGGTCACGCGCGGAGCGCCGACGTGCAGCGCCTCGTCGAGATCGGCTGGCTCACCGAGGTGTCGCCCGACCCGCGCTACCAGCCGCGGGTGATCCCGACGACGCAGCAGGGGTCGCGCGAGGGCTTCGCAGCCAACGCGCGGATCCCGTCGAGCGCCTGGACCGAGGCGAAGGCCGCCGTCGAGCACGGCCCGGTCCTGGTGCAGGTGGCCCACCCGGGCTACGCGCCGCGGCTCGCCTGCACCGAGTGCGGCGACACGGCGAGGTGCCTCCGCTGCTCCGGCCCGCTCCAGAAGAAGGACGCCCACGCCACGCCCGCCTGCGCCTGGTGCGGAGCCCTCGCGGTGGGCTGGCACTGCGTCACCTGCGAGAACACGATGATGCGCGCGGTCGGCACCGGCGCCGGGCGCACCGCCGACGAGCTCGGCCGGGCGTTCCCGGGCGTGAAGGTCGTCGTGTCCGACGGGTCGCGGCCGATCCTCCGCGTCGACGGCGAGTCGGCGATCGTCGTGGCGACCCGCGGCGCCGAGCCGGTCGCGCCGGGAGGCTACCGCGCGATCCTGCTGCTCGACGGCGAGCGCATGCTGGCCCGCGAGAGCCTGCGGGTGGCGGAGGACTGCCTGCGCTGGTGGGCCGACGCGACGGCCCTCGCCGCGCACCGCGCGCCCGTGTTCCTGGTCGGCGTCGGCGGGTCGCTCGCCTCGGCCCTGGCCACCTGGAACCTCGCCCGCTTCGCCTCCGCCGAGCTCGCCGACCGGCGCCATCTGCGCTTCCCGCCGGCGATCCGCGTCGCGACGGTCACCGGGAAGACCGAGACGGTCGAGACGGCGCTCGACGACCTCCCGGCAGAGATCCGCGCCGAGACGCTCGGGCCGGTCGACACCGACGACGGCACCGTCCGGGCGATCGTCCGGTTCGACTACGCCGCCGGGCACGACGTCGCCGCGATCCTCCGCGGCCGCGTGATCCGCGCTGCCACCGACCGCCGGCGGATCCCCGGCGACCCGCGCGGTTCGAATCAGCGCCGCGCCGTCCCTACACTCAGAGTGCGGTTCGACGACGTCGAGCCGTTCGCCGACTGA
- the metK gene encoding methionine adenosyltransferase: MTSSGLRLFTSESVTEGHPDKICDQISDRILDALLAVDPHSRVAVETLVTTGLVHVAGEVTTTGYVDIPTIVRDLITGIGYNDSSVSFDGRTCGVEVSIGSQSPDIAQGVDVALEARTGESADDALSLQGAGDQGIMFGFATTETPQLMPLPVWLAHRLAERLTAVRKEGLLAYLRPDGKTQVTIGYDGYEPKTVDTVVLSTQHSPSVSMADLEREVVEHVILPVLEAEAPGLDLSATKFIINPTGRFEIGGPQGDAGLTGRKIIVDTYGGASRHGGGAFSGKDPSKVDRSAAYAMRWAAKNAVAAGFAERLELQVAYAIGRAAPVGLYVETFGTGHVADEVIIDAVRRVFDLRPAAIIRDLDLLRPIYGQTSTYGHFGRELPDFTWERLDRVDALRAAAGLDAAPEH, encoded by the coding sequence GTGACCTCTTCCGGCCTCCGCCTCTTCACGTCCGAATCCGTGACCGAGGGGCACCCCGACAAGATCTGCGACCAGATCTCCGACCGCATCCTCGACGCGCTCCTCGCCGTCGACCCGCACAGCCGCGTCGCCGTCGAGACGCTGGTGACCACGGGTCTGGTGCACGTCGCGGGCGAGGTCACCACCACCGGCTACGTCGACATCCCCACGATCGTCCGCGACCTCATCACGGGCATCGGCTACAACGACTCCTCGGTGAGCTTCGACGGGCGCACCTGCGGCGTCGAGGTGTCGATCGGCTCGCAGTCGCCCGACATCGCCCAGGGCGTCGACGTCGCGCTCGAGGCCCGCACCGGCGAGAGCGCCGACGACGCGCTCAGCCTCCAGGGTGCCGGCGACCAGGGCATCATGTTCGGCTTCGCCACCACCGAGACGCCGCAGCTCATGCCGCTGCCGGTCTGGCTGGCCCACCGCCTCGCCGAGCGGCTCACCGCGGTCCGCAAGGAGGGCCTCCTCGCCTACCTCCGGCCCGACGGCAAGACCCAGGTCACCATCGGCTACGACGGCTACGAGCCGAAGACCGTCGACACCGTCGTGCTCTCCACGCAGCACTCGCCGAGCGTCTCGATGGCCGACCTCGAGCGCGAGGTCGTCGAGCACGTCATCCTGCCCGTCCTCGAGGCCGAGGCGCCCGGGCTCGACCTGTCGGCGACGAAGTTCATCATCAACCCCACCGGCCGCTTCGAGATCGGCGGGCCCCAGGGCGACGCGGGCCTCACCGGCCGCAAGATCATCGTCGACACCTACGGCGGGGCCTCGCGTCACGGCGGCGGCGCCTTCTCGGGCAAAGACCCCTCGAAGGTCGACCGGAGCGCCGCCTACGCCATGCGCTGGGCCGCGAAGAACGCCGTCGCGGCAGGGTTCGCCGAGCGCCTCGAGCTCCAGGTCGCCTACGCCATCGGCCGGGCCGCCCCGGTCGGGCTCTACGTCGAGACCTTCGGCACCGGCCACGTCGCCGACGAGGTCATCATCGACGCCGTCCGGCGGGTCTTCGACCTCCGACCGGCGGCGATCATCCGCGACCTCGACCTGCTGCGCCCGATCTACGGCCAGACGTCGACCTACGGCCACTTCGGCCGCGAGCTGCCCGACTTCACCTGGGAGCGCCTCGACCGCGTCGACGCCCTCCGCGCCGCCGCCGGCCTCGACGCCGCTCCGGAGCACTAG